A stretch of Porites lutea chromosome 5, jaPorLute2.1, whole genome shotgun sequence DNA encodes these proteins:
- the LOC140938689 gene encoding uncharacterized protein — MGCGSSSQPLKKETRAQSQVTVAAQQRAEAAYRRQRMAQERAEQTAVWRAEMEVERARMLKEMSGEGSRRSSYCKELEDLKERAPEVSDHLNAYLPDYKVRTKNARNSLPVNRFPHSTVISERRWSRDEREKRAYYRQKEKEDDKDGNDHRRLSTGEKIDLDFLRTIANRSSQTSPSNVQFVTVEERYGAQSSNTNTEVIEKVSFQENDGMRCDQSKKNEEEAIAEKADVQHVSNNPVESYADVTPKENENASSTYEHSPMVDDNTEDGDHSNVEGLPDTDTQNVTKRFKQENDDNSVKSDGNQKFSEISVSFDEEQSKISNTVEEVPKKQEGGEIIEKHEGEEEVEDYNREKQRLGDKEDEQVLTPDQDSQQNDEKQQQPEERDNQILVCEEQGDKDKERKHMEETIIQTTIEKSSPCGQHNETARDEYTQGISSRNNNNIRNSEALGL; from the exons ATGGGTTGTGGAAGCAGCTCTCAGCCTTTAAAGAAGG AAACTCGCGCCCAGTCCCAAGTGACAGTAGCGGCCCAACAGCGAGCCGAAGCTGCGTATAGGCGTCAGCGAATGGCTCAAGAAAGAGCAGAACAGACTGCGGTTTGGCGAGCTGAGATGGAAGTAGAGCGGGCTCGAATGCTTAAGGAAATGTCAGGTGAAGGTAGTAGGAGATCGTCATACTGTAAAGAACTGGAGGATTTGAAAGAACGGGCTCCAGAAG TTTCTGATCACCTGAATGCTTATCTTCCCGACTACAAAGTTAGGACCAAGAACGCACGCAACTCTCTTCCGGTGAATAGATTCCCACATTCGACTGTAATATCTGAAAGGCGATGGTCTAGAGATGAAAGAGAAAAGCGAGCATATTATCGACAAAAGGAAAAGGAGGACGACAAAGACGGAAATGACCATCGAAGGCTCAGCACTGGTGAAAAAATAGACCTGGATTTCTTACGTACAATAGCAAATCGCTCAAGTCAAACTTCTCCAAGCAACGTTCAATTTGTCACAGTAGAAGAGCGGTATGGCGCTCAGTCCTCGAATACTAATACAGAGGTGATCGAAAAAGTGTCATTTCAAGAAAACGATGGAATGAGATGCGATCAATCTAAGAAAAACGAGGAGGAAGCGATTGCTGAAAAGGCAGATGTGCAACACGTGTCCAACAACCCAGTTGAAAGTTACGCCGACGTTACACCGAAGGAAAACGAAAATGCGTCGTCTACTTACGAGCATTCACCGATGGTTGATGATAATACTGAGGATGGTGACCATAGTAACGTAGAAGGATTACCAGATACGGATACTCAGAATGTTACGAAACGattcaaacaagaaaatgatGATAACAGTGTCAAAAGTGACGGTAATCAAAAATTTAGTGAGATTTCAGTGAGTTTTGACGAAGAGCAAAGCAAAATTTCTAACACAGTTGAGGAGGTACCAAAAAAACAAGAAGGAGGAGAAATTATAGAGAAACATGAAGGAGAGGAGGAAGTCGAAGATTATAATCGAGAAAAACAGAGATTAGGAGATAAGGAAGACGAACAGGTACTAACGCCAGACCAAGACTCacaacaaaatgatgaaaaacaacAGCAGCCAGAAGAAAGAGATAATCAAATTCTTGTATGTGAAGAGCAAGGAGACAAggacaaagaaagaaagcacATGGAAGAAACTATTATTCAGACAACTATAGAAAAATCATCACCTTGTGGACAGCATAACGAAACGGCACGGGATGAGTATACTCAGGGTATAAGttcaagaaataataataacatacgAAACAGTGAAGCACTAGGATTATGA
- the LOC140938388 gene encoding uncharacterized protein, whose translation MDGTPRLEAIVIVNCALNVLLIIASITGNTLVLFIILKTPSHRLEPSFIFLCSLALSDLFVGFIAQPFYIASEFTRKETILYHLSHVAAFFACGVSLCTTAAVSMDRLAALHFHMRYSSLVTVPRVLCTLVMLWVINVLCSSIYFANWQVTYIIMAVGIGTCVLISTFSYVKIYQIARRHQRQIQHLQPTEQPQIQNNQITPQTFSRFQSSHRFISRFKRLQTVDPQSIGQTYPPVSSVRDSHLARTSSLEMSAHQTRHQSHSQRQDANLIRLKKSALNTFVFYISIIVCYVPMSFSMITFIIAPSAWEEWSNAWIFANTLVFFNSSVNPLLYCWRIRELRGAVLKLWEMTFPRTTAEDS comes from the coding sequence ATGGACGGTACACCTCGCCTTGAAGCAATTGTCATCGTAAACTGTGCTTTAAATGTTCTGCTAATCATTGCATCCATCACTGGAAACACGTTGGTATTGTTCATCATATTGAAGACTCCTTCGCATCGCTTAGAGCCTTCCTTTATCTTTCTTTGCAGTCTTGCTCTTTCTGATCTTTTCGTAGGGTTTATCGCCCAACCTTTTTACATTGCAAGTGAATTCACGAGGAAGGAGACTATCTTGTATCATTTGAGTCATGTTGCAGCGTTTTTCGCTTGTGGTGTGTCTCTCTGCACCACGGCAGCCGTGAGTATGGACCGTTTAGCAGCTCTTCATTTTCATATGAGATACTCTAGCTTAGTGACAGTTCCTCGTGTTTTGTGTACTTTGGTGATGTTATGGGTGATAAATGTTCTTTGTTCAAGCATTTACTTTGCGAATTGGCAAGTAACTTACATTATTATGGCCGTTGGGATTGGAACTTGTGTTTTAATATCGACTTTTTCTTACGTTAAAATTTACCAAATTGCTCGTCGACATCAGCGTCAGATTCAacatcttcaaccaactgaacAGCCTCAGATTCAGAATAACCAGATTACACCACAAACTTTTTCACGATTTCAGTCTAGTCATCGATTTATATCGCGTTTCAAACGTCTGCAAACAGTGGATCCACAATCCATAGGACAAACTTATCCCCCAGTTTCGTCAGTCCGAGATTCTCATCTTGCGAGAACATCTAGTTTGGAGATGAGTGCTCATCAAACAAGACATCAGTCTCATTCGCAAAGACAGGATGCCAATCTGATTCGTTTGAAAAAGAGCGCGTTAAACACGTTTGTGTTTTATATCTCTATAATTGTTTGTTACGTGCCAATGTCTTTTTCTATGATAACCTTTATCATTGCTCCGTCCGCTTGGGAAGAATGGTCGAATGCTTGGATCTTTGCGAACACACTTGTGTTTTTCAATTCTTCGGTAAACCCACTTTTATATTGCTGGAGAATTCGCGAATTACGAGGAGCCGTCTTAAAACTATGGGAGATGACATTTCCACGAACAACAGCAGAAGATTCTTAG